In the Carboxydothermus hydrogenoformans Z-2901 genome, CTTGATGTGAGAAGCGGGGAAGTGCTGGCCATGGCCAGTTACCCCACTTTTGATCCGGCGGCTTTTCCCAAGGGGTTAACCCAAAAGCAGGTGGATGAGTACATAAGGAATCCCGATCGGCCGCTTTATAATCGCGCGGTATCAGCTACCTATCCTCCAGGCTCCACCTTTAAAATGGTCACCGGCATGGCTGCCCTCTTAAATCGGGTAACTACTCCTTCCGAAACAATTTTCGATCCTGGTTACTACAAACTGGGAAACCGTGCTTTTAAAGATTGGAACCCAAGGGGCCACGGGGTTGTAAACTTTGTTAAAGCCATTAAAGAGTCTTGCAACGTTTATTTTTGGACGATGGCCCGGCGGCTGGGAGTAGAAAAAATTGTGGAAGTGGGTAAACAATTTGGTTTGGGAATGATGACAGGCATAGACCTTCCCGGGGAGAGTTCGGGACTTTTACCGACTCCCGAGTGGAAAAAGGAAACCAATACTGCCATTATCGAGAAAAATTTAAAGCCTAAAATAGATAAAATAAAAAGTGATTACGAGCAAAGAATAGCCCGGGCTAAAACTTCCGAGGAGAAAAAGCGGTTGGAGGCGGAACGGGACAAAAAAATTCAGGCAATTAACCGGCAAATTGAAATTTACCGCTGGGAAACCGAGTGGCAGCAGTATGATACGCTTAATATGGCCATCGGTCAGGGTTATAACAATTATACCCTTTTGCAGCTTGCCAATTATGTAGCCATGATAGCCAATGGGGGAATTCGTTACCAACCTCATTTGGTAAAAAAAGTTTTGGACAATCGGGGAAAGGTTATAGAGGAGGTAAAACCCAGGGTTTTAAGTAAAGCAAAGATCCCCGAGAATATTTTAAATTACGTGCGGCAGGGGATGCGGGAAGTAACGATGCCCGGGGGAACTGCCGGAGGAGTGTTTGCAGGATTTCCGGTAGCGGTGGCGGCAAAAACCGGAACAGCTCAGGTTTTCGGTAAAGACGATCACGGCTTGTTCGTGGCGTATGCCCCTTTTGAAAATCCCCGAATTGCAGTTGCGGCCATTATTGAACATGGCGGTCATGGTGGTTCTTCGGCAGGTTTGGTGGCCAGGGATGTTTTAGCGGCGTATTTTAAGGTGCCAAAAGTAAATACCAGGGTTTTTGGCCCGGTGGAATAAGAGCAGGAATTTTTCCAAAGATGTAGAATACATCAACTTAGCTAATTTTAAAGAAAAGGTGCTTTACGATGTTGAGAGGAGAGTTTTTCTTAGAAAATACTTTGCTGATAGATAAAACCTTACGTTCCGGGCAAAAGGTAAATTATGCTGGAAACGTGGTAGTCCTTGGGGATATAAATCCCGGAGCAGAAGTGGTAGCGGCCGGGAGCATTATCGTTCTGGGGACGGTCAGGGGAGTGGTTCACGCCGGCGCTGAAGGTTTTAAAAAAGCGGTGGTCTTAGCTTTTAAGCTCTTACCAACTCAACTTCGCATAGCTGATCATATTACCCGACCGCCGGAAGATGAAAAAATAACCAAAGACAATTTTAGCCCGGAAATTGCCCTTATTAAAGACGGGATGGTAGTTATTGAAAGCTACGAAGGGAACCTTGGAAAGCTTTTAAAATAAAAGGAGGAAGATTATGGGGGAAGCAATTGTCATTACCTCGGGAAAGGGAGGCGTCGGTAAAACGACGACTACCGCCAATCTGGGTACAGCTTTAGCGATGATGGGCCAGAAAGTGGTTTTGGTGGATACGGATATAGGTTTACGAAATCTTGATGTGGTTTTGGGGTTGGAAAACCGGATTGTTTATGACTTAGTTGATGTTGTCCACGGAAATTGCCGTTTAAAGCAAGCGCTTATCAAAGATAAACGTTTAGAAGGGTTGTATCTTTTGCCGGCGGCGCAAACCAAGGATAAGACGGCAGTAAGTCCCGAACAAATGCGGAATTTGGTTAGTGATCTTAAAAAGGAGTTTGATTATGTTTTAATTGATTGTCCGGCGGGAATCGAGCAGGGATTTAAAAACGCGGTAGCTGGAGCCGATCGGGGAATTGTGGTAACTACTCCGGAAGTATCGGCGGTCCGGGATGCGGACCGCATAATCGGTTTACTGGAAGCTGAGGGGATTAATAATCCCCGGCTTATAATTAACCGTATTCGTCCCAAGATGGTTCGGACGGGAGATATGATGGGAATCGAAGATATTATCGAAATTTTGGCTATTGACCTTTTAGGGGTTATTCCCGATGATGAAACTATTATCGTAACTACCAATAAAGGCGAGCCGGCCGTCTATGACCAGAACTCCCGGGCGGGCCAGGCTTTCCGGAATATTGCCCGGCGGATAATGGGTGAAGAGGTTCCGCTGATGAACTTAGAGGAAGAAGGGTTCTTCAGCAAGGTTAAAAAGTTGTTCGGTATCAACCGCTAAGGGGAGGGGACGGCCGTGCTGGAAATTTTAATGAAACTGTTTGGGAAGGAACAGCAAAACAGCAAAACCATGGCGAAAGAACGCCTTAGACTGGTTTTAGTTCAGGATAGGACCAATGTTTCACCCGAGCTCTTACAAAATTTAAAAGAGGATTTAATTGCTGTCATTACCAAATACATGGAAATTGACGAAAAAGCTCTGGAAGTAAATATCGATAGTCATGAAGACCAGGTAGCGCTTATTGCCAATATACCGATTAAAAACGTTAAAAGAAGTGTCCGGGTTCAAACCAATTAGCGAAATAATTTGCGAGATAATTAGCATATCTAAGAAAAGCGAAAAATATTGAGAATA is a window encoding:
- the mrdA gene encoding penicillin-binding protein 2 codes for the protein MRKNIKANLGWMGVVVTFFLFILWGRLFYLQVYATAKYQTLARKNAIRIIDVKAPRGEILDRNGKKIVTNKAVYTVSLLFTGLKNADVILPKLAQILQVSEEELRLKIKNSKARPYEPIRLATDVPWEVVAKIEERRYELPGVTVSIEPARDYPYGNLLAHVVGYIQEIKDTQLKEHQAEGYKLGDMFGQTGLESFYESVLRGKNGGREIEVDAKGNPVRDLGIKTRPEQGNSLVLTIDVDLQKAAEESLKKTIAALQNRYPDARAGAVVALDVRSGEVLAMASYPTFDPAAFPKGLTQKQVDEYIRNPDRPLYNRAVSATYPPGSTFKMVTGMAALLNRVTTPSETIFDPGYYKLGNRAFKDWNPRGHGVVNFVKAIKESCNVYFWTMARRLGVEKIVEVGKQFGLGMMTGIDLPGESSGLLPTPEWKKETNTAIIEKNLKPKIDKIKSDYEQRIARAKTSEEKKRLEAERDKKIQAINRQIEIYRWETEWQQYDTLNMAIGQGYNNYTLLQLANYVAMIANGGIRYQPHLVKKVLDNRGKVIEEVKPRVLSKAKIPENILNYVRQGMREVTMPGGTAGGVFAGFPVAVAAKTGTAQVFGKDDHGLFVAYAPFENPRIAVAAIIEHGGHGGSSAGLVARDVLAAYFKVPKVNTRVFGPVE
- the minC gene encoding septum site-determining protein MinC, translating into MLRGEFFLENTLLIDKTLRSGQKVNYAGNVVVLGDINPGAEVVAAGSIIVLGTVRGVVHAGAEGFKKAVVLAFKLLPTQLRIADHITRPPEDEKITKDNFSPEIALIKDGMVVIESYEGNLGKLLK
- the minD gene encoding septum site-determining protein MinD; translation: MGEAIVITSGKGGVGKTTTTANLGTALAMMGQKVVLVDTDIGLRNLDVVLGLENRIVYDLVDVVHGNCRLKQALIKDKRLEGLYLLPAAQTKDKTAVSPEQMRNLVSDLKKEFDYVLIDCPAGIEQGFKNAVAGADRGIVVTTPEVSAVRDADRIIGLLEAEGINNPRLIINRIRPKMVRTGDMMGIEDIIEILAIDLLGVIPDDETIIVTTNKGEPAVYDQNSRAGQAFRNIARRIMGEEVPLMNLEEEGFFSKVKKLFGINR
- the minE gene encoding cell division topological specificity factor MinE: MKLFGKEQQNSKTMAKERLRLVLVQDRTNVSPELLQNLKEDLIAVITKYMEIDEKALEVNIDSHEDQVALIANIPIKNVKRSVRVQTN